Proteins found in one bacterium HR17 genomic segment:
- the rhdA gene encoding Putative thiosulfate sulfurtransferase encodes MLRRFATLMATALLVGAIATAQRPLLTQPSLVTTEWLARHLNDPTLRVIDARANLRDYLEGHIPNAIYLNTETLRISRGGVPARLLPPERLAEIFGALGIGNQHTVVIYSSAEDAFANATYVAFVLEFLGHRAIGVLDGGFEKWRAEGRPVTREFPKVLPTQFTAKVNPALRADWWRVWQGVRGKQAQVLDARAPSAFAAGHIPTARNAFLRDNLQGDKVLTWKDKDALWTRLKALGVDPQKPIVTYCTSGREASQLWFTLRHVLGIPHVAVYDGSWVDWTARRMPQE; translated from the coding sequence ATGCTGCGACGGTTTGCGACGCTGATGGCAACGGCGTTGCTAGTTGGGGCTATTGCGACGGCACAACGACCGTTGCTGACGCAGCCGAGTTTGGTGACGACGGAATGGCTGGCACGGCATCTCAACGATCCCACCCTGCGCGTCATTGATGCCCGCGCCAACCTGCGCGATTACCTTGAGGGGCATATCCCTAACGCCATTTACTTGAACACGGAGACCCTGCGGATTTCGCGTGGGGGCGTGCCTGCCCGCTTGTTGCCGCCAGAACGGCTGGCGGAAATTTTCGGCGCTCTCGGTATCGGGAACCAGCACACGGTCGTCATCTACTCCAGCGCCGAAGACGCCTTCGCCAACGCAACTTATGTCGCGTTTGTGCTGGAATTTTTGGGGCATCGTGCCATTGGCGTCTTGGACGGCGGGTTTGAAAAATGGCGGGCGGAAGGACGCCCTGTCACCCGGGAATTTCCGAAGGTGTTGCCGACACAGTTCACCGCTAAAGTCAACCCCGCGCTGCGCGCAGATTGGTGGCGGGTGTGGCAAGGCGTTCGGGGTAAACAGGCGCAGGTTTTGGATGCCCGTGCGCCCAGCGCTTTCGCCGCTGGGCACATCCCGACCGCCCGTAACGCCTTTTTGCGCGATAACTTGCAGGGTGATAAAGTGCTGACTTGGAAGGACAAGGACGCCCTCTGGACGCGGTTGAAGGCGCTGGGTGTTGACCCGCAAAAGCCCATCGTGACCTACTGCACCAGTGGGCGTGAAGCCAGCCAGTTGTGGTTCACCTTGCGCCATGTCTTGGGCATCCCCCATGTCGCCGTTTACGACGGTTCTTGGGTTGACTGGACGGCGCG